The genomic DNA ACAAACCAGACCGGCAAAACGTGTTCCGGCTCATCAAACTCGGTGTCCCCACGATGGATGAAAAAGCTCTCGTCAAAATAAAACGGTGCCGTTACATAGACTCCTGCAAATCCGTATTGTCCGAACACTGTCTTAGGCATACTGTAAAATTCGCCCAATTCAAATGTCTGTCCAGTTTCCAGAGCATGGGTCGTCAGACGCCATAGCAATTCGATGACATCTTCCTCCGCTTCCGGCTGCTTGACCGACATCATCAGTTCCTGATGATAAAATCGCTCCTCTTCAAATTGAAGCGGTCGCCACAGTAATCCGAGTGTTGTCGCCGTATAGGTATTATCGATAGGTGCGTTCTCAAACTTCAGGAATTGAATGTTTTCTTCCATCATATCTTCTAGTTCTAAACTTCCTTTAATCTCACCACAGTGTTTTTCCAAATGCTCAATATAATTCATATGTCCTCCCGTTTTCTTTCTTCACAGCCCAAACAAGGCCCAAAAGAAATTCCATTTATACTTCGTATTATATAATCAGATAACATTATTGGGAATTTTTATTTTAATTGTTAACTCTCGTTTTTTCATTTCGATTTATGTGCATATTCCAAATAATTGGTATAATCACTGTGATATTAAACGAACGTGAAAGGAACGTGTCCATGAAAAAATTATTAATGGGTTCACTGATTGCCGCGACCGCATTAGCAGGTTGTGGTGTAGACGCATCAACACAAGTTAAAGATACTTCCTATGATGGAACATACTTAAAAATCGGTGTGATTGGAGAACAGCCTGATCTGCAAGAGAAAAATGTAAAGTTTTCAACACTCTCATTTGAAGAACTAGAGGACACGAACCAGATTTCCTCAAAGTTTGATGCGGTGTTCATCACAAAAGATAAACTAAAACAAGCAG from Exiguobacterium sibiricum 7-3 includes the following:
- a CDS encoding suppressor of fused domain protein; protein product: MNYIEHLEKHCGEIKGSLELEDMMEENIQFLKFENAPIDNTYTATTLGLLWRPLQFEEERFYHQELMMSVKQPEAEEDVIELLWRLTTHALETGQTFELGEFYSMPKTVFGQYGFAGVYVTAPFYFDESFFIHRGDTEFDEPEHVLPVWFVPIFESEADYLEQHGVDAFDEIIDATEGELLDLTRQPLI